From the Gallaecimonas mangrovi genome, one window contains:
- a CDS encoding chemotaxis protein, with the protein MRNSSQKSQGLLLFNLTERQTFALGTLKVREIVPYQPLTMLPKSHHTVLGSAPIRGNPIPVIDMAAAVGYRPIQPEEMKHCFIIITDCQRQIVGFMVRKVDRIMESDWRNISPAPRSAGRNIFVSGVTHFDGKMVQLLDIEMLLSHIFPPVDEHLFAQISASDQRQLRQQRILFVDDSHVARKQLSDALNFIEIPFDFCTDGADALEMMKKAAEEGQPYNILVSDIEMPGLDGYELTFEVRDNSKIKGCYIILHTSLSSEISVDRAHQVGANEALTKFDAAELIHGMLRGAEHVEKGDVTPGVESRKITQ; encoded by the coding sequence ATGAGAAACAGCAGTCAAAAATCTCAGGGCCTCCTGCTTTTCAACCTGACCGAGCGCCAAACCTTTGCGCTGGGTACATTGAAAGTCAGGGAAATTGTGCCTTATCAGCCCCTGACCATGTTGCCAAAGTCGCACCATACGGTGCTGGGCTCAGCCCCTATTCGTGGCAACCCGATCCCGGTTATCGACATGGCCGCCGCCGTTGGTTATCGGCCCATCCAGCCGGAAGAGATGAAGCATTGCTTTATTATCATCACCGATTGCCAGCGGCAAATCGTCGGTTTTATGGTGCGTAAAGTTGACCGGATCATGGAAAGTGACTGGCGCAATATATCCCCAGCCCCACGCTCTGCCGGGCGCAATATTTTTGTGTCGGGGGTAACCCATTTTGACGGCAAAATGGTGCAGCTGCTGGACATCGAGATGTTGCTGTCGCACATTTTCCCGCCGGTAGATGAACACCTGTTTGCTCAAATCAGCGCCAGTGATCAGCGCCAGCTGCGCCAACAGCGCATTTTGTTTGTAGACGACTCCCATGTGGCCCGTAAGCAGTTATCTGACGCCCTCAACTTTATCGAGATCCCGTTCGATTTTTGTACCGACGGCGCTGATGCTCTGGAGATGATGAAAAAGGCTGCCGAAGAAGGCCAGCCCTACAACATTCTGGTCAGCGATATTGAAATGCCAGGCCTGGACGGTTACGAGCTGACCTTTGAGGTGCGGGATAACAGCAAAATCAAAGGCTGTTACATCATTTTGCACACCTCATTGTCCAGCGAAATTAGCGTTGATAGAGCGCACCAAGTCGGCGCCAATGAGGCCTTAACCAAGTTTGACGCCGCCGAGCTGATCCACGGCATGCTAAGGGGCGCCGAACACGTCGAAAAAGGCGATGTAACCCCTGGCGTAGAAAGCCGAAAAATCACCCAATAA
- the catA gene encoding catechol 1,2-dioxygenase: MSVKVMQTEAVQTLLEKASGFDQSGGSQRAKTLIHRVLSDLYKAVDDLNVTDQEFWAAMSYLNELGQSGEAALLAAGIGFEHFLDIRSDAIDAAEGFEGGTPRTIEGPLYVAGAPISDGFARMDDGKDPAETMIVTGTVTDNNGQPIAGAVVDIWHANSKGCYSYFDKSQSDYNLRRRIRTDENGRYVARSIVPSGYGCPPEGPTQKLLDLIGRHGNRPAHIHYFISADNYRHLTTQINLDGDPYLHDDFAFATRDELIAEAKKITDPAKAEAYGLSGPFNLVTFDITLLPTENDDKTHRGNRERALEA; this comes from the coding sequence ATGTCAGTTAAAGTAATGCAGACCGAAGCCGTGCAAACCCTGTTGGAAAAAGCCAGTGGTTTTGACCAAAGCGGCGGTAGCCAACGTGCCAAAACCCTTATTCACCGCGTGCTAAGCGACCTTTATAAAGCGGTAGACGACCTTAACGTTACCGACCAAGAGTTCTGGGCCGCCATGAGCTACCTCAATGAACTGGGGCAAAGCGGTGAGGCAGCCTTACTGGCGGCCGGTATCGGTTTTGAGCATTTCCTTGATATTCGTAGCGACGCCATCGATGCTGCCGAAGGTTTTGAAGGGGGCACGCCGCGCACCATTGAAGGCCCACTCTATGTGGCAGGCGCCCCTATCAGCGACGGTTTTGCCCGTATGGACGATGGTAAAGACCCCGCCGAAACCATGATTGTTACCGGCACCGTTACCGACAACAATGGCCAGCCCATCGCTGGCGCCGTTGTAGATATTTGGCACGCCAACTCCAAGGGCTGCTATTCCTATTTTGATAAAAGCCAGAGCGACTATAACCTGCGCCGGCGCATCCGCACCGACGAAAACGGCCGTTACGTTGCCCGCTCTATTGTGCCAAGCGGTTATGGCTGCCCGCCCGAAGGCCCTACCCAAAAGCTGCTTGACCTTATTGGCCGCCACGGTAACCGCCCGGCGCACATTCACTACTTTATTAGCGCCGACAATTACCGCCACCTGACCACGCAAATTAATCTAGATGGCGACCCTTACCTGCATGACGACTTTGCTTTTGCGACCCGCGATGAGCTTATCGCCGAGGCAAAGAAAATCACCGACCCGGCCAAGGCCGAAGCCTACGGTTTAAGCGGGCCATTTAACCTGGTGACCTTTGATATCACCTTGTTGCCCACTGAAAATGACGACAAAACCCACCGCGGCAATCGCGAGCGGGCGCTAGAAGCGTAA
- a CDS encoding fused MFS/spermidine synthase translates to MDMARQPASAMQHQNSLTYLVFALAFTSGFAIMSVELLGGRILAPYFGSSIYVWGSVITIFMVALSLGYLIGGRLSLRTPNLARYGLFYALAAVALMPIVLLGENAMAMVFKHVTDPRYGSLLAASVLFFLPTLVMGMIAPYSVRLLVKHQQHSGQVAGFLYFISTLGSALGTLATSFYLVLWLEVNTIMLALIALMFTGALVAFLGHYGMKERCL, encoded by the coding sequence ATGGATATGGCAAGGCAGCCAGCTTCGGCAATGCAACATCAAAACAGCCTAACCTACTTGGTCTTTGCCCTCGCCTTTACCAGCGGCTTTGCCATTATGTCGGTGGAATTACTGGGCGGACGGATACTGGCCCCTTACTTTGGCTCAAGCATTTATGTGTGGGGCTCGGTCATCACCATTTTCATGGTGGCACTGTCGTTGGGTTATTTGATTGGTGGCCGGTTGTCACTACGCACCCCGAACCTGGCTCGCTATGGGCTTTTTTATGCACTTGCCGCCGTGGCGCTGATGCCGATTGTGTTACTCGGGGAAAATGCCATGGCGATGGTGTTTAAACATGTCACCGACCCCCGCTATGGTTCTTTACTGGCCGCATCAGTGCTGTTTTTTCTCCCCACCTTGGTGATGGGCATGATAGCGCCCTACTCGGTACGGCTGTTGGTCAAACACCAGCAGCACAGTGGCCAAGTGGCAGGTTTTTTATATTTTATCTCTACCTTGGGAAGTGCCCTTGGCACCCTTGCCACATCCTTTTATCTGGTGCTGTGGCTCGAGGTAAATACCATTATGTTGGCGCTGATAGCACTGATGTTTACCGGCGCCTTGGTCGCTTTTTTAGGTCATTACGGGATGAAAGAACGGTGTCTATGA
- a CDS encoding MFS transporter, translating into MRLSFKSALIVLTLIAVVGDAMLVPFYPRFFAEAFARHNAHWVGLYLAAICAVVMLAFPVWARLARGRSLLNILIATQLVAAALSLSCYWVTSFGLFWLASLLMLAFKASYLLIYPQIMALEQQQHHGRTIGLLSVTVHFGAIAGALLGGGMLQWLNARDIFVLMALGDVLQTALCLWLKRRQPPLQAAPSPAKGQGSSWRLLVRLCSVMVLFYFSIYLIRPFFTRYWEGRSGIDDTLVSGLVFALPAGVALLALWRSYRHKTASDPWQLLGPLSFLVIGVLLQSALSPLWVLIGRLLFGWGLYHATVRLDQLLFRLSTPAHYATDFAKVSFSQNLGVLMASWLAGYLNSAFVPECPFFVATVSLLACALVFTLFLKPATSAGNKPTLSRSDA; encoded by the coding sequence ATGCGACTGTCGTTTAAGTCGGCACTGATTGTGCTCACCCTCATCGCCGTGGTGGGGGATGCAATGCTGGTGCCGTTTTATCCCCGCTTTTTCGCCGAGGCCTTTGCCCGCCACAACGCCCACTGGGTAGGGCTCTATCTTGCTGCCATTTGCGCGGTGGTGATGCTGGCGTTTCCGGTGTGGGCAAGGCTCGCCAGGGGACGTTCGTTACTGAACATCCTTATTGCTACCCAGCTAGTGGCCGCGGCTTTAAGCCTGAGCTGCTATTGGGTGACGAGCTTTGGGCTTTTTTGGCTCGCCTCGTTGCTGATGCTGGCCTTTAAAGCCAGTTATCTGCTGATTTATCCGCAAATTATGGCCTTGGAGCAGCAACAGCATCATGGCCGTACTATCGGCCTGCTGTCGGTTACGGTGCATTTTGGCGCCATTGCCGGGGCACTGCTGGGCGGGGGCATGTTGCAGTGGCTGAACGCGCGCGACATTTTTGTGTTGATGGCGCTGGGCGATGTTTTGCAAACCGCGCTTTGCCTGTGGCTAAAGCGGCGCCAGCCGCCACTGCAGGCCGCACCTTCGCCAGCGAAGGGCCAAGGTTCTTCTTGGCGACTGCTAGTGCGCCTTTGCAGCGTCATGGTGCTGTTTTACTTCAGTATTTATCTTATTCGGCCCTTTTTTACCCGTTATTGGGAAGGGCGTAGCGGCATTGACGACACCCTGGTGTCCGGGTTGGTGTTTGCATTGCCTGCCGGGGTGGCGTTGCTGGCGCTATGGCGTAGTTATCGCCACAAAACCGCGTCTGATCCTTGGCAATTACTGGGGCCGCTGAGCTTTTTGGTGATTGGCGTGCTGTTGCAAAGTGCGCTTTCGCCATTGTGGGTGCTAATAGGGCGTTTACTGTTTGGTTGGGGGCTTTATCACGCCACGGTGCGGCTTGACCAACTGCTGTTTCGCTTAAGTACCCCGGCCCATTACGCCACCGACTTTGCCAAGGTGAGTTTCAGCCAAAACCTGGGGGTGCTAATGGCCTCTTGGCTGGCCGGTTATCTCAATAGCGCCTTTGTTCCCGAATGTCCTTTCTTTGTGGCCACGGTAAGCCTGTTGGCTTGCGCCCTGGTCTTTACCCTCTTTTTAAAACCCGCCACGTCGGCGGGTAATAAACCAACGCTTTCAAGGAGTGATGCATGA
- a CDS encoding pyridoxal phosphate-dependent decarboxylase family protein: MDNAQPNSLVKAGGLSSDPTAFLFNDQQLGLYRQHLEKGLALVEKRLTATAKPFSGKTPRALAKAFSKLDLNTPLSDVNAALTELEQLYLDDAVYFHHRHYVAHLNCPVVVPSLLAELILSALNTSVDTWDQSGGATFIEQSLVDWTAKRIGFDQDADGIFTSGGTQSNLMAMLLARDNACQQYFGHNVREHGLPPEAKRLQIFCSELSHFSIQKAAALLGLGYDAVVAVPCDRHFAMDIAALNTALEAAKAAGKLPMAVVATAGTTDFGSIDPIAKVAKVAKEVGAWCHVDAAYGCGLLVSSKQRWRLSGIELADSVTVDYHKAFFQPVSCSALLVKNKAHLSVVTWHADYLNPLSQRQEGTPNLVDKSLQTTRRFDALKLWLTLRIMGADAIGQGFEAAMLLARRTYLLLLSEPDIEVLHQPQLSAVVFRFRPAGLVGDWDRLNKAIRQAVMASGQAMIAATQVKGRQYLKFTLLNPATTISDMQGVVEMIKQQGQRLLAQFSEHHNLEEVAHG, encoded by the coding sequence ATGGACAACGCGCAGCCTAATTCCTTAGTAAAAGCCGGTGGTTTATCGTCAGATCCCACGGCATTTCTTTTTAACGACCAACAGCTTGGCCTATATCGGCAACACCTCGAAAAAGGTTTGGCACTGGTAGAAAAGCGCTTAACCGCCACCGCTAAGCCCTTTAGTGGCAAAACCCCTAGGGCGCTTGCCAAGGCATTTTCCAAGCTCGATTTAAATACCCCCCTTAGCGATGTCAACGCCGCACTGACTGAGCTTGAACAGCTCTATTTAGATGACGCGGTGTATTTTCATCACCGCCATTATGTTGCCCATCTCAATTGCCCGGTGGTAGTGCCGTCACTGCTGGCAGAGCTGATTTTGTCGGCGCTTAATACCTCGGTAGATACCTGGGACCAAAGCGGTGGCGCCACCTTCATTGAGCAAAGCCTGGTGGACTGGACGGCAAAGCGTATTGGTTTTGACCAGGACGCCGACGGCATTTTTACCAGCGGTGGCACCCAGTCGAACCTGATGGCAATGCTGCTGGCGCGGGACAACGCCTGCCAGCAATATTTTGGCCACAACGTACGCGAGCATGGCCTGCCGCCAGAGGCCAAGCGCTTACAAATTTTTTGCTCAGAGCTAAGTCACTTTTCCATCCAAAAAGCAGCAGCGCTACTGGGGCTGGGTTATGACGCTGTGGTCGCCGTGCCTTGCGATCGGCACTTTGCCATGGATATCGCGGCCCTAAACACAGCGCTGGAGGCGGCAAAAGCCGCTGGCAAGCTGCCCATGGCCGTGGTGGCAACGGCTGGTACCACCGACTTTGGCAGTATCGACCCCATTGCCAAAGTGGCCAAAGTGGCCAAAGAGGTGGGCGCCTGGTGCCATGTCGACGCCGCGTACGGTTGCGGCCTGCTGGTGTCTTCAAAGCAGCGCTGGCGCCTTAGCGGCATTGAATTGGCTGACTCGGTGACTGTCGACTACCACAAGGCCTTTTTCCAGCCGGTCAGTTGCAGCGCGCTGTTGGTTAAAAACAAAGCCCATTTAAGTGTGGTGACCTGGCATGCCGACTACCTCAACCCCCTAAGCCAGCGCCAGGAAGGCACACCCAATCTGGTGGATAAAAGCCTGCAAACCACCCGCCGCTTTGACGCCTTAAAGCTGTGGCTGACCCTGCGCATTATGGGGGCGGACGCTATTGGCCAAGGCTTTGAAGCGGCCATGCTGTTAGCGCGCCGCACTTATCTTTTGTTGCTGTCCGAACCCGACATCGAGGTGCTGCACCAGCCGCAATTAAGCGCTGTGGTGTTTCGTTTTCGCCCGGCAGGGCTGGTTGGCGACTGGGATCGGCTTAACAAGGCTATTCGCCAAGCCGTGATGGCGTCAGGCCAGGCCATGATCGCCGCCACCCAGGTAAAGGGCCGCCAATACCTCAAATTCACCCTACTCAACCCCGCCACCACCATCAGTGACATGCAAGGGGTGGTGGAAATGATTAAACAGCAAGGCCAGCGGCTGCTGGCGCAATTTAGCGAACACCATAATCTGGAGGAGGTGGCCCATGGCTAA
- the catC gene encoding muconolactone Delta-isomerase, with translation MLFKVEMTVNIPASMPKADADAVKAKEKAYFQELQTQGKWRHIWRVAGLYANVSIFDVADNTELHDILTALPLYPYMDVTVTPLCRHPSSIHSDDR, from the coding sequence ATGCTGTTTAAAGTGGAAATGACCGTCAATATTCCCGCCTCCATGCCCAAGGCCGATGCCGACGCCGTTAAAGCTAAGGAAAAGGCCTATTTCCAAGAACTGCAAACCCAGGGTAAATGGCGCCACATATGGCGTGTGGCCGGGCTTTACGCCAATGTCAGTATCTTTGATGTTGCCGATAACACCGAGCTGCACGACATTCTGACGGCCCTTCCCCTCTACCCCTATATGGACGTTACTGTGACGCCGTTATGCCGCCACCCCTCGTCCATTCACAGTGACGACCGCTAA
- a CDS encoding spermidine synthase, whose translation MMRLMGLLLSVFAANSTAKTVHQERSLYQNLSVVEKDGRRCLVFAAIRGDQNQTCQYLDGSEKLVFPYVRMVLAGLLVNPKPQRILMVGLGGGSVPTVLHELYPDSQIDVVEIDPAVEKVAKAYFGFKESAKMQVTISDARVFIKRAALSHQQYDLVILDAFNGDYIPEHLMTEEFLEESKGLLSDQGVLVANTFSTSKLYDHESTTYRKVFGPFFNFKMKGTLNRVIIAAKAPLPSAQTLNENAASLTPELKAFAVPIAQYPDKLSTAIDWDTSARVLTDQYAPVNLLNKE comes from the coding sequence ATGATGCGATTGATGGGGCTGCTACTGTCGGTATTTGCCGCCAACAGCACAGCAAAAACGGTGCATCAGGAAAGGTCCTTGTACCAAAACTTGTCGGTGGTTGAAAAAGACGGCCGTCGCTGCCTGGTTTTTGCCGCCATAAGGGGCGACCAAAACCAAACCTGCCAGTACCTTGATGGCAGCGAAAAGCTGGTGTTCCCTTATGTGCGCATGGTACTTGCTGGCCTGTTAGTGAACCCAAAACCACAACGCATTTTAATGGTCGGCCTGGGGGGCGGTTCGGTGCCAACAGTGCTGCACGAACTTTACCCTGATTCACAAATTGACGTGGTAGAAATAGATCCGGCCGTTGAAAAAGTGGCTAAAGCCTATTTTGGTTTTAAAGAGTCGGCCAAGATGCAGGTCACCATCAGCGATGCCAGGGTCTTTATTAAAAGAGCGGCACTATCTCATCAGCAATACGATTTGGTGATCCTCGATGCCTTTAATGGCGACTACATCCCCGAGCACCTCATGACCGAAGAGTTCTTAGAGGAAAGCAAAGGCTTATTAAGCGACCAGGGCGTGTTGGTGGCCAACACTTTCTCTACCAGCAAGTTGTACGACCATGAGTCCACAACCTACCGCAAGGTATTTGGGCCCTTTTTCAATTTTAAAATGAAAGGCACCTTAAACCGGGTCATTATCGCGGCCAAAGCTCCGCTGCCGAGCGCGCAAACCCTTAACGAAAATGCCGCGTCGTTGACGCCCGAGCTAAAAGCCTTCGCCGTGCCCATAGCGCAGTATCCGGACAAACTGTCCACCGCCATTGACTGGGACACGTCGGCCAGAGTGCTAACCGACCAATACGCACCCGTTAACTTGTTAAATAAAGAATAA
- a CDS encoding lysine N(6)-hydroxylase/L-ornithine N(5)-oxygenase family protein translates to MAKPIIDVLGVGLGPFNLSLACLAEPVSELKALFVDQRPGFDWHPGLMMEDVHLQTPFMSDLVTLADPTSRYSFLNYIKQQGRLYSFYIRENFFLLRREYNQYCQWVSQQLSNIRFNRRVDAVHFDEQLDCYRVNLVCSKTGQQSEVLARKLVLGTGPKPFVPKCCENLDGPVLHASQYLYQKAQLQQQKAITVLGSGQSAAEIFYDLLQDIDSHGYQLNWLTRSPRFFPLEYSKLTLEMTSPEYVDYFHALPGARRDALISSQKHLYKGINSELINAIFDCLYAKRLSGRVPVELRTNVALEDANYAPEQGFSLRFYHQEQGRHFQHQTQGLVLATGYRYQVPAFLTPVAQELNWDNQGRFAVRRDYSIDKSGGRVFVQNAELHSHGFVTPDLGMACYRNSCILRSLTGREVYPVEKRIAFQEFGAGQSAVTRQPLETLL, encoded by the coding sequence ATGGCTAAGCCCATTATTGATGTGCTGGGAGTGGGCCTTGGGCCCTTTAACTTAAGTCTGGCGTGTTTGGCCGAACCGGTTAGCGAACTAAAGGCACTCTTTGTTGACCAGCGCCCCGGTTTTGACTGGCACCCGGGGTTGATGATGGAAGATGTGCACCTGCAAACCCCTTTTATGTCGGACTTGGTAACCCTGGCTGACCCCACCAGCCGCTACAGCTTTTTAAATTACATCAAGCAGCAAGGGCGCCTTTACAGCTTCTATATTCGCGAGAACTTCTTTTTACTGCGCCGTGAATACAACCAATATTGCCAATGGGTTAGCCAGCAATTAAGCAATATTCGCTTTAACCGCCGGGTCGATGCGGTGCACTTTGACGAACAGCTCGACTGCTACCGCGTCAATTTGGTGTGCAGCAAAACCGGCCAGCAAAGTGAGGTGCTGGCGCGCAAACTGGTGCTAGGCACCGGCCCCAAACCCTTTGTGCCTAAGTGCTGTGAAAACCTTGACGGGCCAGTGCTGCATGCCTCGCAATACCTTTATCAAAAGGCGCAGCTGCAACAGCAAAAGGCCATTACGGTCCTGGGTTCCGGGCAAAGCGCCGCCGAGATTTTCTACGATCTGCTGCAAGACATTGATAGCCACGGTTACCAGCTGAACTGGCTGACCCGTTCACCGCGTTTTTTCCCGCTGGAGTATTCCAAGCTCACCCTGGAAATGACATCGCCTGAATACGTTGATTACTTCCATGCCTTGCCAGGTGCCAGGCGCGATGCCCTCATCAGCAGTCAAAAACACCTCTATAAAGGCATCAACAGTGAGCTTATCAACGCCATTTTTGACTGCCTGTACGCCAAACGGCTTAGTGGCCGGGTGCCGGTGGAGCTGCGCACCAACGTGGCGCTAGAAGATGCCAACTATGCCCCCGAGCAGGGTTTTTCACTGCGCTTTTATCATCAGGAACAGGGCCGCCACTTTCAGCACCAAACCCAAGGCTTGGTGCTGGCAACCGGCTATCGCTATCAAGTGCCGGCGTTTTTAACGCCGGTGGCACAGGAGCTTAACTGGGACAACCAGGGCCGCTTCGCGGTGCGCCGCGATTACAGCATCGATAAGAGCGGGGGCCGGGTGTTTGTGCAAAATGCCGAGCTACACAGCCACGGTTTTGTCACCCCGGATCTGGGTATGGCGTGCTATCGCAATAGCTGCATTTTGCGCTCATTAACCGGCCGCGAGGTTTATCCGGTTGAAAAACGCATAGCCTTTCAAGAGTTTGGCGCTGGCCAAAGCGCCGTTACCCGGCAACCGCTGGAGACCTTACTCTGA
- a CDS encoding GNAT family N-acetyltransferase has translation MTLPDTIAPFTFLDPKVGAFTLRPLKLPDDMALIHGWLSQQRARFWAMEKLSISELCDFYQQLKSSGKGGGFIGEHQGKAVMLIECYDPAQDPVGEHYAVAPGDLGMHILLAPAKTPIRGFSRAAFNATLHFCFDGVGASRVVVEPDTRNQAIHRLNRQAGFVYERQITLPDKIAELAFCTAEQFAKAQQPTPHRSLAVAAHLTPARWQQVNRHLVRKMLAELCHEKVFIPKALGDGVYSVAADDGQSLYRFTAKITALDHWLIAADSIECWQHQQCQPIDAASLVLACQQQLKIKPAMLGTYLEEIAATLYSAAYKAEHQQYSSAELVDVDFQTIERAMTEGHPCFIANNGRIGFDALDFPAYAPEAGQPVRLIWLAAHKDDSVFATSRDLDYRRLLLSELGEGQLNDFEASISQKGFNPAHYYLMPVHPWQWFNKLVYLFAKPLATGRLICLGEGLDCYQAQQSIRTFFNRDKPENCYVKTALSILNMGFMRGLSPYYMSTTPAINDFVYDLVNQDPYLAETGFSILREVAGVGYMHPDFETTLDKHSPYRKMLSGLWRESPLPSLNPGQKLMSMTALLHQDNDGKALLVALIRASGLDTRQWLRRYLKAYLSPLLHCFYAHDLVFMPHGENLILVMENQVPVRAIMKDIAEEIAILNTEVVLSEQVKRLAVAVPDDYKVLSILTDVFDCFFRFIGAILEEQADVSEGVFWALVAECVLQYQDAHPALAEKFKKHDLFAPQFTLSCLNRLQLANNQQMVDLADPAGSLQFAGVLNNPIAPFAREKEATAPKMAQA, from the coding sequence ATGACATTACCTGACACTATTGCCCCTTTTACTTTTCTTGACCCCAAAGTCGGCGCCTTTACCCTAAGGCCGTTAAAACTGCCGGACGACATGGCCTTAATCCATGGCTGGCTAAGCCAGCAGCGGGCGCGTTTTTGGGCGATGGAGAAACTGAGCATCAGTGAGCTTTGCGACTTCTACCAACAGCTCAAATCAAGCGGTAAAGGCGGCGGCTTTATCGGTGAGCACCAAGGCAAGGCGGTCATGCTGATTGAATGCTATGACCCGGCGCAAGACCCGGTTGGCGAGCATTACGCTGTTGCCCCTGGCGATCTGGGTATGCATATTTTGCTGGCCCCGGCCAAGACACCGATACGTGGTTTTAGCCGCGCCGCCTTTAACGCCACCCTGCATTTTTGCTTTGACGGAGTGGGGGCCAGCCGCGTGGTGGTGGAGCCCGACACCCGCAACCAAGCAATTCACCGCCTTAATCGCCAGGCCGGATTTGTCTACGAGCGGCAAATTACCTTGCCTGACAAGATTGCCGAGCTGGCGTTTTGCACGGCAGAACAATTTGCTAAGGCGCAGCAGCCAACACCGCACCGCTCTTTGGCCGTTGCCGCGCATCTAACCCCGGCGCGCTGGCAGCAGGTTAACCGCCACCTGGTGCGCAAAATGCTCGCCGAGCTTTGCCATGAAAAAGTCTTTATACCCAAGGCGCTTGGTGACGGCGTGTATAGCGTTGCCGCCGACGATGGCCAAAGCCTTTACCGCTTTACAGCGAAAATCACTGCCCTTGACCATTGGCTTATCGCCGCTGACAGCATTGAATGCTGGCAGCATCAGCAGTGCCAACCTATTGATGCGGCATCGCTGGTGCTTGCCTGCCAACAGCAGCTAAAAATCAAGCCCGCCATGCTTGGCACCTACCTTGAAGAAATTGCCGCCACCTTATACAGCGCCGCCTATAAGGCCGAACACCAGCAATACAGCAGCGCTGAACTGGTGGATGTGGATTTTCAAACCATTGAGCGGGCAATGACCGAAGGTCATCCCTGTTTTATTGCCAACAATGGCCGCATTGGTTTTGACGCCTTGGATTTTCCGGCCTATGCCCCGGAAGCCGGGCAGCCGGTGCGGCTAATTTGGCTGGCCGCCCACAAAGACGACAGCGTGTTTGCCACCAGTCGAGACCTTGATTACCGGCGGCTGTTATTAAGCGAACTGGGCGAAGGCCAGCTCAATGATTTTGAGGCCAGCATTAGCCAAAAGGGCTTTAACCCGGCGCATTATTACCTGATGCCGGTGCACCCCTGGCAGTGGTTTAACAAGCTGGTTTACCTCTTTGCCAAGCCCCTGGCAACGGGGCGGCTTATTTGCTTGGGGGAAGGCCTGGATTGTTACCAGGCGCAGCAGTCTATCCGCACCTTTTTTAACCGTGACAAACCCGAAAATTGCTATGTAAAAACCGCGCTTTCGATTCTCAATATGGGCTTTATGCGCGGTCTGTCCCCCTATTACATGAGTACGACCCCGGCCATTAACGACTTTGTCTACGACCTGGTTAACCAAGACCCTTACCTGGCAGAGACCGGCTTTAGCATTCTGCGTGAAGTGGCTGGGGTGGGTTATATGCACCCGGATTTTGAAACCACCCTGGATAAACACAGCCCTTATCGCAAGATGCTATCCGGCCTTTGGCGCGAAAGTCCGCTGCCAAGCTTGAACCCTGGGCAAAAGCTGATGAGCATGACCGCGCTGTTGCATCAGGATAACGACGGCAAGGCCTTGCTGGTGGCGCTTATTCGCGCCTCGGGCCTTGATACGCGCCAGTGGCTGCGCCGCTATTTAAAGGCTTATTTGAGCCCGCTGCTGCACTGCTTTTACGCCCACGACCTGGTGTTTATGCCCCACGGTGAAAACCTGATTTTAGTGATGGAAAACCAGGTACCGGTGCGGGCCATCATGAAAGACATTGCCGAGGAAATTGCCATTCTTAATACCGAGGTGGTGCTGTCGGAACAGGTGAAAAGGCTGGCGGTGGCGGTACCCGATGACTACAAGGTGTTATCGATTTTGACCGATGTCTTCGACTGCTTCTTCCGCTTTATTGGCGCCATTTTGGAAGAACAAGCGGATGTAAGCGAAGGGGTATTTTGGGCGTTAGTGGCCGAATGTGTGCTCCAGTATCAGGACGCCCACCCAGCGCTTGCCGAGAAGTTTAAAAAACACGATCTCTTTGCCCCGCAATTTACCCTTTCCTGCCTCAACCGTCTGCAACTGGCCAATAACCAGCAAATGGTGGACTTGGCTGATCCGGCCGGCAGCTTGCAGTTTGCCGGGGTGCTTAATAATCCCATAGCCCCCTTTGCCAGGGAGAAAGAAGCCACGGCGCCGAAGATGGCGCAGGCATAA